From a region of the Vagococcus coleopterorum genome:
- a CDS encoding PTS transporter subunit EIIC produces MTDKIKTIATGIYKNVGGMENVGKVVHCMTRVRMEIKDYSKVNLEELKAVPGVMGVVEDDTLQVVIGPGTVNKVALEMCEMAGVNLGDTFPDTANQSLSGKDAVEQKAAQVKAQVKQKNQKPWSKALKSISNIFVPLIPAFVGAGIIGGFASILQNLITAGTVDGDMWLNVLTVMNIIKSGVFAYLVLYVGINSAKEFGASPSLGGVIGGVTMLTGMNPEAPLPNIFTGGNLSAGQGGVIGVIFAVWIMSFLEKKLRKVIPDSIDIIVTPTITLLVMGLMTIFLIMPIAGVVSDSLVGALNWVLEIGGAFSGFVLGTLFLPMVMFGLHQILTPIHLEMIEQTGSTLLLPILAMAGAGQVGAAAALWLKCRKNTQLTELIKGALPVGILGIGEPLIYGVTLPLGRPFITACIGGGIGGAVVGLLGNVGATSVGPSGVALIPLIAEGKWFSYVLGLLAGYAGGFIATYFFGISKDMQKES; encoded by the coding sequence ATGACAGATAAAATTAAAACTATCGCTACTGGCATTTACAAAAATGTCGGTGGTATGGAAAACGTTGGAAAAGTTGTTCACTGTATGACTCGAGTACGTATGGAAATTAAAGACTATAGCAAAGTTAATTTAGAGGAGCTTAAAGCTGTCCCAGGAGTAATGGGGGTTGTCGAAGATGATACCTTACAAGTTGTTATTGGACCTGGAACTGTAAATAAGGTCGCTCTAGAAATGTGTGAAATGGCTGGTGTAAACCTTGGTGATACATTCCCAGACACTGCCAATCAATCACTTTCAGGAAAAGACGCCGTTGAACAAAAAGCGGCTCAAGTTAAAGCTCAAGTTAAACAAAAAAATCAAAAACCTTGGTCAAAAGCACTTAAATCAATATCAAATATTTTTGTTCCACTAATCCCAGCCTTTGTTGGTGCCGGAATCATCGGTGGATTCGCTTCAATTCTACAAAACTTAATCACAGCCGGTACTGTTGATGGTGATATGTGGTTGAACGTTCTAACTGTTATGAACATTATCAAGAGCGGGGTCTTCGCTTACTTAGTATTGTATGTTGGTATTAACAGTGCCAAAGAGTTTGGCGCTTCACCAAGTTTAGGGGGAGTTATCGGGGGAGTTACCATGCTAACTGGTATGAATCCTGAAGCTCCACTACCAAACATCTTCACTGGTGGTAATCTTTCTGCTGGTCAAGGTGGGGTTATCGGTGTCATTTTCGCCGTTTGGATCATGTCCTTCCTTGAGAAAAAACTACGTAAAGTCATTCCAGATTCAATTGATATCATTGTGACACCTACTATTACATTACTAGTAATGGGCTTAATGACAATTTTCCTAATTATGCCAATCGCTGGTGTTGTATCTGATTCATTAGTTGGCGCTTTAAACTGGGTACTTGAAATTGGTGGTGCTTTCTCTGGATTCGTCCTTGGAACGTTATTCTTACCAATGGTTATGTTTGGTTTACACCAAATTTTAACTCCAATTCACTTAGAAATGATTGAACAAACAGGTAGCACATTACTATTACCTATCTTAGCAATGGCTGGTGCTGGTCAAGTTGGTGCCGCAGCTGCATTATGGTTGAAATGTCGCAAAAATACTCAATTAACAGAATTAATTAAAGGTGCGTTACCTGTTGGTATTTTAGGTATCGGTGAGCCGCTTATTTACGGAGTTACATTACCACTAGGTCGTCCATTTATCACAGCTTGTATTGGTGGCGGTATCGGTGGTGCTGTTGTTGGTTTACTTGGCAACGTTGGTGCGACATCTGTTGGACCAAGTGGTGTGGCATTAATTCCACTTATTGCTGAAGGCAAGTGGTTCAGTTATGTTTTAGGCCTATTAGCTGGTTATGCGGGTGGATTCATTGCAACTTACTTCTTTGGTATCTCAAAAGACATGCAAAAAGAAAGCTAA
- a CDS encoding HAD family hydrolase — protein sequence MKKAVIFDMDGVIILSETLYQARRDTFFKQYGETISEETNLKLIGSNPSDMFHLLYGDDPIKESVRKAAFMTFKKEYPMDYTHVLSPDITDVLVELKKREIKIGLASAGPLKNLHQILKLHQIDHYFDVISSGESFPKSKPHPAIYEHTVRKLGLTPNDCLAIEDSTHGIASATSAGLDVLAINAHGYSIDQSQATEKIKSLRDIIPWIDCSI from the coding sequence ATGAAAAAAGCAGTCATCTTCGATATGGACGGCGTAATCATCCTTTCAGAAACACTCTATCAAGCACGACGTGATACTTTCTTCAAACAATATGGTGAAACCATTTCCGAAGAAACGAATCTAAAATTAATCGGTTCAAATCCTAGCGATATGTTTCACTTATTATATGGAGATGATCCAATCAAGGAGTCGGTTCGAAAAGCAGCATTTATGACGTTTAAAAAAGAGTATCCCATGGATTATACCCATGTACTTAGCCCGGACATAACAGATGTTTTAGTCGAATTGAAGAAACGCGAAATCAAAATCGGCTTAGCATCGGCTGGACCTTTAAAAAACTTACATCAAATTTTAAAATTGCATCAGATTGATCATTATTTTGACGTGATTTCAAGTGGTGAAAGTTTCCCTAAAAGCAAACCACACCCCGCTATTTACGAGCATACCGTTCGAAAGCTAGGACTCACTCCTAATGACTGTCTTGCTATTGAGGATTCCACTCATGGAATTGCTTCAGCAACTTCAGCTGGACTGGACGTTCTAGCAATTAATGCGCACGGTTATTCAATTGACCAGTCTCAGGCAACAGAAAAAATTAAATCTCTACGTGACATAATCCCTTGGATTGATTGCTCTATTTAG
- a CDS encoding MurR/RpiR family transcriptional regulator: MHNNILLEIKNYYTNFSKSEKKIADWILKYPSDVLKLSVTDLAKKTETSSATLVRFCYRLDLDGFSDLKINLSNCLATQTTDLHTDILVDEPIDTIKKKLAYKINFAFEETNIKLDNEAINEAIRHIESARMIYTYGIGASAIVAQDISQKLGRSGKNVSYTDNSHLLATSLATNEQADIIFLISHSGMKQEVIKLAAIAKENNITVLSMTSDKDSPLAKESDILLLTADSNEPVLRSSASNSLLTQLFAIDILFSTYASRHYNSMIKKISDSKKAIQSLN, translated from the coding sequence ATGCACAATAACATCTTATTAGAAATCAAAAATTACTACACTAACTTCTCTAAATCTGAGAAGAAAATTGCTGATTGGATTTTAAAATACCCATCTGACGTTTTAAAACTTTCAGTCACTGATTTAGCTAAGAAAACAGAAACCAGTTCAGCAACGCTTGTCAGATTTTGTTATCGTCTAGACTTAGACGGATTCAGTGATTTGAAAATCAATTTGTCTAATTGTTTAGCAACACAGACTACTGATCTACACACTGATATCTTAGTTGATGAACCAATTGATACAATAAAAAAGAAACTCGCTTATAAAATAAATTTTGCATTTGAAGAAACAAATATTAAATTGGATAATGAGGCCATCAACGAGGCTATTAGGCACATTGAATCAGCACGAATGATATACACTTACGGTATCGGTGCATCAGCAATAGTTGCCCAAGATATCAGTCAAAAATTGGGACGTTCCGGGAAGAATGTTAGTTATACAGATAACTCTCATTTACTTGCGACATCTTTAGCTACTAACGAACAAGCTGATATCATTTTTCTGATTTCTCATTCAGGAATGAAACAAGAAGTCATTAAACTCGCTGCTATTGCTAAAGAAAATAATATTACTGTTCTATCCATGACAAGCGACAAAGATAGTCCACTCGCCAAAGAAAGCGACATTCTGCTACTAACTGCGGATAGTAATGAGCCTGTTTTAAGAAGTTCTGCTTCAAACTCATTGCTAACACAATTATTTGCAATAGATATTTTATTCTCAACATATGCTTCACGTCATTATAATTCGATGATTAAAAAAATCAGCGATTCTAAAAAGGCGATTCAAAGCCTTAATTAA
- the rpsD gene encoding 30S ribosomal protein S4, with translation MSRYTGPSWKISRRLGISLSGTGKELARRPYAPGQHGPNSRGKKSEYGLQMAEKQKLRNMFGMNERQFVNTFVKAGKIREGKHGVNFMILLEQRLDNVVYQLGLATTRRQARQLVNHGHVMVDGKRVDIPSYHVEVGQVISLREKSQNLTIVKEALESAVGRPAYVTFDDAKIEGSLSRLPEREELSQEIDEAFIVEFYNKKL, from the coding sequence ATGTCACGTTATACAGGACCAAGTTGGAAAATTTCACGTCGTTTAGGTATCTCATTATCAGGAACAGGGAAAGAGTTAGCTCGTCGCCCTTACGCTCCAGGACAACACGGACCAAACAGCCGTGGTAAAAAATCAGAATACGGCTTACAAATGGCTGAAAAACAAAAGTTACGTAACATGTTCGGAATGAACGAACGTCAATTCGTTAACACATTCGTTAAAGCTGGTAAAATCCGCGAAGGTAAACACGGTGTTAACTTCATGATCTTATTAGAACAACGTTTAGATAACGTAGTTTACCAATTAGGTTTAGCGACTACTCGTCGTCAAGCTCGTCAATTAGTAAACCACGGTCACGTTATGGTTGATGGAAAACGTGTTGATATCCCTTCATACCACGTTGAAGTTGGTCAAGTGATCTCATTACGTGAGAAATCACAAAACTTAACAATCGTTAAAGAAGCTCTAGAATCTGCAGTAGGCCGTCCAGCTTACGTAACATTCGATGATGCTAAAATTGAAGGTAGCTTATCTCGCTTACCTGAACGTGAAGAACTTTCTCAAGAAATTGATGAAGCCTTCATCGTTGAATTCTACAACAAAAAACTTTAA
- the comGG gene encoding competence type IV pilus minor pilin ComGG, producing the protein MQHFMVGDVNKWSGIIFPSVLVLLMILSGLFYLELNLHKKEQELSILTKRMYEGKVIADMAYQKVAHLHQSSKKDEGVLQYNVGNVKYRVQDEEVRMSIYIDGYLMYDVKEKLPNKKSHSLK; encoded by the coding sequence GTGCAACATTTTATGGTTGGGGACGTCAATAAATGGAGTGGCATTATTTTTCCATCGGTCCTTGTTTTATTAATGATTTTATCAGGTTTATTTTACTTGGAATTGAATTTACATAAAAAAGAACAAGAGCTATCAATCTTAACTAAGAGAATGTATGAAGGAAAAGTTATAGCAGACATGGCATACCAGAAGGTTGCTCATTTGCATCAAAGTTCCAAGAAGGATGAAGGGGTCCTTCAATATAATGTTGGCAATGTTAAGTATCGTGTTCAAGATGAAGAAGTGAGAATGTCTATATATATCGACGGATATTTAATGTATGATGTTAAAGAAAAATTACCAAATAAAAAAAGCCACTCTCTGAAATAG
- a CDS encoding ComGF family competence protein, which translates to MSCILLLANTVIKSTVAIEVGAGKNSQVEWHLFLNQFEHISTEWQLKKVEPEKLTFREGNKLVELSFYKNLLRIRKNGGYEPVLTRVIKTRFSDNEGGVDFKIKLEDGKEYCATFYGWGRQ; encoded by the coding sequence TTGTCATGTATTCTTCTGTTAGCTAATACGGTTATCAAATCAACAGTAGCGATTGAAGTGGGTGCCGGGAAAAATTCTCAAGTAGAGTGGCACTTATTTCTAAATCAATTTGAGCACATTAGTACTGAATGGCAATTAAAAAAGGTTGAACCTGAAAAACTGACTTTTAGAGAAGGGAATAAATTGGTTGAATTATCTTTTTATAAAAACCTGTTAAGAATTAGAAAGAATGGAGGGTATGAACCAGTTTTAACACGTGTCATAAAGACCAGGTTCAGCGATAATGAAGGAGGTGTTGACTTTAAAATTAAATTGGAGGATGGCAAGGAATACTGTGCAACATTTTATGGTTGGGGACGTCAATAA
- a CDS encoding type II secretion system protein produces the protein MLKRNRDSFEGFILLESLMALFVFSIITISLIPLIVFMREQKAEREFMLEAGRFSHELIQHGELAHEENKVTAGFVLNGTTAVKDGVIYCVEISSKTENQYFSVWET, from the coding sequence TTGTTAAAAAGAAATCGTGATTCTTTTGAGGGGTTTATTTTATTAGAAAGCCTAATGGCCTTGTTTGTTTTTTCGATTATCACAATAAGTTTAATTCCTTTGATAGTATTTATGAGAGAGCAAAAAGCTGAACGAGAATTCATGTTGGAGGCTGGCCGATTTTCACATGAATTAATCCAACATGGAGAGTTAGCGCATGAGGAAAATAAAGTAACCGCTGGGTTTGTGCTTAACGGAACCACAGCGGTTAAAGATGGAGTGATTTATTGTGTGGAAATTTCATCAAAAACTGAAAATCAATACTTTTCAGTTTGGGAAACATAA
- the comGC gene encoding competence type IV pilus major pilin ComGC, whose amino-acid sequence MKKKYPGYEGFTLIEMLIVLFVIAVLIFLFVPNLVNQRDKIENRGDKAFTQVVKTQAELFTMNENLPLSYENLLSEHYLTAEQITKAKELEIDLNHLE is encoded by the coding sequence TTGAAAAAGAAATATCCCGGTTACGAAGGCTTTACTTTAATTGAAATGTTAATAGTGCTGTTTGTAATCGCCGTATTAATTTTTTTGTTTGTTCCTAATTTGGTAAACCAGAGAGACAAAATTGAAAATCGGGGTGACAAGGCATTTACTCAAGTAGTTAAAACGCAAGCCGAATTATTTACGATGAATGAAAATCTCCCGTTATCATACGAAAACCTATTGTCAGAACACTATTTAACAGCTGAACAAATTACAAAGGCGAAAGAACTAGAAATTGATTTGAATCACCTTGAATAA
- the comGB gene encoding competence type IV pilus assembly protein ComGB, with product MALSQQPFIKNKWRWRGRRKREFVEVLSALMINGFTLNEAIPFMEVIMPQLKVELFELNRTFLEGKTLSEGLGLLGFTDYEKMILYLGEMDGNLSESLVLIAERLQKQKARQGELKKVLTYPIILVGFLMGILFAMRWVVLPEVKQTVAGRNQFSFANFIINWGPESVLIIGVIFCLSGVIFLIVTRDKSGLERLSLLSRMPVFHLYISYVMTAFFANEIGKLLLSGLEMQDILKVMGQSGAGRVSKDFSEQVITCYQKGLGWGQSLKGIPFLKKELGHIVQRGEAKGKLGKELMLYSERLWQDLNTKVETALVWIQPLIFVGIAIVILLVYGALLLPIYQEMEGVI from the coding sequence ATGGCTTTATCACAACAGCCGTTTATCAAGAACAAATGGCGTTGGCGGGGGCGTCGGAAACGTGAGTTTGTTGAAGTGTTAAGTGCATTAATGATAAACGGCTTTACATTAAACGAAGCCATTCCTTTTATGGAAGTAATCATGCCCCAACTTAAAGTAGAATTATTTGAATTAAATAGGACTTTTTTAGAAGGAAAAACATTAAGTGAAGGTCTCGGTTTATTAGGCTTTACAGATTACGAAAAGATGATTTTGTACTTAGGTGAAATGGACGGAAACCTCTCTGAATCGTTGGTTTTAATAGCAGAACGATTGCAAAAACAAAAGGCGAGACAAGGTGAATTAAAAAAAGTTTTGACCTACCCAATCATTTTAGTAGGCTTCTTAATGGGGATTTTGTTTGCTATGAGGTGGGTTGTTTTACCAGAAGTTAAACAGACGGTAGCGGGTAGGAATCAATTTTCTTTTGCCAATTTTATTATTAATTGGGGACCAGAATCGGTTTTAATAATTGGTGTCATTTTTTGTTTGAGTGGTGTCATTTTTTTGATTGTCACACGCGATAAGTCTGGATTGGAACGATTATCTTTACTATCAAGAATGCCAGTGTTTCACTTATATATATCTTATGTGATGACTGCTTTTTTTGCTAATGAAATTGGGAAATTACTCTTATCTGGTTTGGAAATGCAAGATATATTAAAAGTGATGGGTCAATCAGGTGCGGGAAGAGTATCAAAAGACTTTAGTGAACAAGTTATCACGTGCTATCAAAAAGGTCTAGGTTGGGGACAATCTTTAAAAGGCATCCCTTTTTTGAAAAAAGAGTTGGGGCACATCGTCCAACGAGGAGAAGCTAAAGGAAAATTAGGTAAGGAATTAATGTTATATAGTGAGCGACTTTGGCAAGATTTAAACACTAAAGTTGAAACAGCACTGGTCTGGATTCAGCCACTAATATTTGTGGGGATTGCGATAGTTATTTTATTAGTTTATGGAGCATTGCTGTTACCGATTTATCAGGAAATGGAGGGAGTCATTTGA